The Martelella sp. AD-3 genome includes a region encoding these proteins:
- a CDS encoding MFS transporter — MFASLVSITSLMLSTMLMMVGYGLMNYLIPVRSVAEGWSSFLISVIATGYTVGFTVSCIVTPKLVLRVGHVRVFGALITLLTASILVSALLVDWRAWIAFRAISGFAVAGCYLVIESWLNERVTNETRGSVFSIYMMVTLAGSIGGQYLVPLGDPLSTTLFIVCGIVFAVAILPTALSTAQSPAPIAQVQFGLKKLYLRSPVAAVGAILAGILSGTWASLGGVYTTQSGFTTGQGATLLAFVLAGGALGQIPIGRISDRTDRRYVMIACGVIGVVAATAMFFMSPETPRLLYGSAFIVGSMLYPIYALNVAHANDRADPSEYVTISSSLMVLYGLGTVAGPLIGGGAMELAGPRGLMLYLSIGFAIYAAYAAWRVMKGNPTVAPDERADFHAIAVPMRGTDPAGSIAVDYETEYDPAQSEQ; from the coding sequence ATGTTTGCCAGTCTCGTCTCCATCACCTCCCTGATGCTTTCGACCATGCTGATGATGGTCGGCTACGGGCTCATGAACTACCTCATTCCGGTGCGCTCGGTGGCGGAAGGCTGGTCGTCGTTCCTGATTTCGGTGATCGCGACGGGGTATACGGTCGGCTTTACGGTATCGTGCATCGTCACCCCGAAACTGGTGCTGCGGGTCGGCCATGTCCGCGTCTTCGGCGCCCTGATCACGCTGCTCACGGCCTCGATCCTCGTAAGCGCGCTGCTGGTCGACTGGCGGGCCTGGATCGCCTTTCGCGCCATTTCCGGCTTTGCGGTCGCCGGCTGCTATCTGGTGATCGAAAGCTGGCTGAACGAACGTGTGACGAACGAGACCCGCGGCTCGGTTTTCTCGATCTACATGATGGTGACGCTTGCCGGATCGATCGGCGGTCAGTATCTCGTGCCGCTCGGCGATCCGCTCAGCACGACGCTGTTCATCGTCTGCGGCATCGTCTTCGCCGTCGCCATTCTCCCGACGGCGCTTTCCACCGCGCAGTCGCCCGCGCCGATCGCCCAGGTGCAGTTCGGGCTGAAGAAGCTCTACCTGCGCTCGCCCGTCGCCGCGGTCGGGGCGATCCTCGCCGGCATCCTGTCCGGCACCTGGGCGAGCCTCGGCGGCGTCTACACCACCCAGAGCGGCTTCACCACCGGCCAGGGCGCCACGCTTCTCGCCTTCGTGCTTGCCGGCGGCGCGCTCGGGCAGATCCCGATCGGCCGCATCTCCGACCGGACAGACCGACGCTATGTGATGATCGCCTGCGGCGTGATCGGCGTCGTCGCCGCGACCGCCATGTTCTTCATGTCGCCCGAGACGCCGCGCCTGCTCTACGGTTCGGCCTTCATCGTCGGCTCGATGCTCTATCCGATCTACGCGCTCAATGTCGCCCACGCCAATGACCGCGCCGATCCGAGCGAGTATGTGACGATCTCGAGCTCGCTCATGGTGCTCTACGGTCTCGGCACGGTTGCCGGCCCCTTGATCGGCGGCGGCGCGATGGAGCTTGCCGGTCCGCGCGGGCTGATGCTCTACCTTTCGATCGGGTTCGCCATCTACGCGGCCTACGCGGCATGGCGCGTCATGAAGGGCAATCCGACGGTCGCCCCGGACGAGCGCGCCGACTTCCACGCAATTGCCGTTCCGATGCGCGGCACGGACCCGGCCGGCAGCATCGCGGTGGATTACGAAACCGAATATGACCCCGCCCAGAGCGAGCAGTAA
- a CDS encoding SDR family oxidoreductase → MDFGIADKKAVVLASSRGLGAGIAEALAREGAHVLLCGRTEDRLATNCKVINETTPGKADYIVADIAAESFVEDLLSAIKAKLGGADILVNNSGGPTPGTVAEMNPEKLDGFFRSMVAPIITLTNALVPQMKEKGWGRIVTVASSGVVEPIPNLALSNTLRSALVGWNKTLSSEVASSGITANMLLPGRIHTDRIDELDHANAERSGRSLAEVRKATLSTIPAGRLGRVEEFASIAVFLCSRQASYLTGSLIRCDGGATHAI, encoded by the coding sequence ATGGATTTTGGTATTGCCGACAAGAAGGCCGTCGTGCTCGCATCGTCGCGCGGACTGGGCGCCGGCATCGCCGAGGCGCTGGCAAGGGAAGGCGCGCATGTTCTTCTCTGCGGGCGCACCGAAGACCGGCTGGCGACCAACTGCAAGGTGATCAACGAGACGACGCCCGGCAAGGCCGATTACATCGTGGCCGATATCGCCGCGGAAAGCTTCGTCGAGGACCTGCTGTCCGCCATCAAGGCAAAGCTCGGCGGAGCCGACATTCTCGTGAACAATTCCGGCGGCCCGACGCCCGGAACCGTCGCCGAAATGAACCCGGAAAAACTCGACGGCTTCTTCCGGTCCATGGTCGCCCCGATCATCACGCTCACCAACGCGCTCGTGCCGCAGATGAAGGAAAAGGGCTGGGGCCGGATCGTCACCGTCGCCTCGAGCGGCGTCGTCGAGCCGATCCCGAACCTCGCGCTCTCCAACACGCTGCGCTCGGCGCTGGTGGGATGGAACAAGACGCTTTCCAGCGAGGTCGCGTCTTCGGGCATCACCGCGAATATGCTTCTGCCGGGACGCATCCATACCGACCGGATCGACGAGCTCGACCACGCCAATGCCGAGCGCTCGGGCAGGAGCCTTGCCGAGGTGCGCAAGGCGACACTGTCGACGATCCCGGCCGGAAGGCTGGGCCGGGTCGAGGAATTCGCCAGCATCGCCGTCTTTCTGTGTTCAAGGCAGGCCAGCTACCTGACCGGAAGCCTGATCCGCTGCGATGGCGGCGCGACGCACGCGATCTGA
- a CDS encoding PAS domain-containing protein — protein sequence MNSDLPQAADTRPVVDTLNRAPECILLVDPYGTIEIANDAALALLRAEERDVCGTALSSWFTPAAGKEIDRAMTRVLSDEPGSRLEEILAEFAAGPEGRSQLSLARMRHRDAVCVVIGRPTARQERPDRAVAAPRAGEGALHRRTESTPPQRTVRPQAQPAPARPSDFGQTGGPMPWSTGRSRPEKAPARPPRIIANGFLRASAPEEKPVDDLKEARFSRASPDAAAPSTGGQAPQARNADSANRPADPAAAPVFASPPLHRDIYAEFESARDRREREQDIPLISPAKCLLEALHRHRGEAVAESVMLSTSIDDGGLGYPLDEDLLTKLFSHLVERLIAVSPPYCDARVSLEPSEGDGFRAAFSDIGRGLSESELEAVFNQPELTMGISHTCLVEAQEAASRLGLKFSIRTAVESGTTVEITFID from the coding sequence ATGAATTCCGACTTGCCTCAGGCGGCTGACACCCGACCCGTGGTTGACACGCTCAACCGCGCGCCCGAATGCATTTTGCTTGTCGACCCCTATGGAACGATCGAGATCGCCAACGACGCCGCCCTCGCGCTGCTGCGGGCGGAGGAGCGCGATGTCTGCGGCACGGCGCTGTCTTCCTGGTTTACGCCGGCGGCCGGCAAGGAGATCGACCGGGCGATGACGCGCGTGCTTTCCGATGAGCCGGGAAGCCGGCTTGAGGAGATTTTGGCGGAGTTCGCCGCCGGTCCGGAGGGGCGCTCCCAACTTTCCCTCGCACGCATGCGCCACCGTGATGCCGTGTGCGTCGTGATCGGTCGCCCGACCGCGCGGCAGGAGAGGCCAGACCGGGCTGTTGCCGCGCCGCGGGCGGGCGAGGGAGCGCTTCATCGCCGGACGGAAAGCACGCCGCCGCAACGCACGGTTCGGCCGCAGGCGCAGCCCGCGCCGGCGCGCCCGAGCGATTTCGGGCAGACAGGCGGCCCCATGCCCTGGAGCACAGGACGCAGCCGTCCGGAGAAAGCGCCGGCGCGGCCGCCCCGCATCATCGCCAACGGGTTTCTTCGTGCCTCCGCGCCGGAGGAAAAGCCTGTCGATGACCTGAAGGAGGCCCGCTTCAGCAGGGCTTCGCCCGATGCGGCCGCGCCTTCGACCGGGGGGCAGGCGCCGCAGGCCAGAAACGCTGACAGCGCTAACAGGCCCGCGGACCCTGCCGCTGCGCCGGTTTTTGCCTCTCCGCCCTTGCATCGCGATATCTATGCGGAGTTCGAATCCGCGCGCGACCGCAGGGAGCGCGAGCAGGACATACCTTTGATCTCTCCGGCAAAGTGTCTGCTGGAAGCGCTTCACCGCCATCGCGGCGAAGCGGTGGCGGAAAGCGTCATGCTGAGCACGTCGATCGATGATGGCGGGCTCGGCTATCCGCTTGACGAGGATCTGCTGACGAAGCTGTTCTCGCACCTCGTCGAGCGGCTGATTGCGGTCTCGCCGCCCTATTGCGACGCAAGGGTCTCGCTTGAACCGTCGGAAGGTGACGGGTTCCGCGCGGCGTTTTCGGATATCGGCAGGGGGCTCAGCGAAAGCGAGCTCGAGGCGGTGTTCAATCAGCCTGAACTGACGATGGGGATCTCGCATACCTGTCTTGTCGAGGCGCAGGAAGCAGCATCCAGACTCGGCCTCAAATTCTCGATCCGCACCGCCGTCGAGAGTGGCACAACGGTCGAGATCACCTTCATCGATTGA
- a CDS encoding uracil-DNA glycosylase, with protein MMSAMDLTAREAAALLHFYADAGVDVFLEDEALDLTARAETPAPPQTRPSREERKEQPAASAARPAAARPAIGTTTIPDDKAVSDAQFAAESARSLGELKTVLDGFAGCNLKHNARSTITLDAMPESGILAICGFPTGDDDRNGEPLAGRAGSLFERMLAAIGLSRDDVAVTTALPWRTPGDRSPTQSEVDICRPFLKRQIALAEPRHLLVLGNFGSRMLIDADKTVFNLRGEWHPVNVDSHAVEALVTFSPTELLAAPANKKPAWHDLLLFRSRLG; from the coding sequence ATGATGTCCGCAATGGATCTGACAGCACGCGAGGCGGCCGCCCTTCTGCATTTTTACGCCGATGCCGGGGTGGACGTGTTTCTGGAGGACGAAGCCCTCGACCTGACGGCGCGCGCCGAAACGCCCGCGCCCCCGCAGACGCGCCCGTCGAGAGAAGAGCGGAAAGAGCAACCCGCCGCGTCCGCCGCGCGCCCCGCCGCTGCGCGTCCTGCCATCGGCACAACGACCATTCCAGACGACAAGGCCGTCTCCGATGCGCAGTTCGCGGCTGAAAGTGCCCGTTCGCTCGGCGAGCTCAAGACGGTTCTGGACGGTTTTGCCGGCTGCAATCTGAAGCACAACGCCCGCTCCACCATCACGCTCGACGCCATGCCGGAAAGCGGCATCCTGGCGATCTGCGGTTTTCCGACCGGTGACGATGACCGCAACGGCGAACCGCTTGCAGGCCGCGCGGGCAGTCTTTTCGAGCGCATGCTCGCCGCGATCGGCCTTTCGCGCGACGACGTCGCCGTCACCACAGCCCTCCCCTGGCGCACGCCCGGCGACCGCAGCCCCACCCAGTCGGAGGTGGACATTTGCCGGCCTTTCCTGAAGCGCCAGATCGCCCTTGCCGAACCGCGCCATCTCCTGGTGCTCGGCAATTTCGGCAGCCGCATGCTGATCGATGCCGACAAGACGGTGTTCAACCTGCGCGGCGAATGGCATCCCGTCAATGTCGACAGCCATGCGGTCGAGGCGCTTGTCACCTTTTCCCCGACAGAGCTGCTCGCCGCTCCGGCCAACAAGAAGCCCGCCTGGCACGACCTTCTCCTCTTCCGGTCACGCCTCGGCTGA
- a CDS encoding electron transfer flavoprotein-ubiquinone oxidoreductase: MAEELPERESMEFDVVIVGAGPSGLAAAIRLKQLNEDLSVVVLEKGAEVGAHILSGAVVDPSGIDALLPGWREEEGHPFQTEVTRDRFLLLGPAGSITLPNFVMPPLMNNHGNFIVSLGNVCRWLAEKAEALGVEIYPGFAAAEVLYDDAGAVIGVATGDMGVERDGTPGPNFTRGMALLGKYVLIGEGVRGSLAKQLIARFALDEGREPQKYGIGLKELWEVAPEQSKPGLVQHSFGWPLDAKTGGGSFLYHLEDNQVAVGFVLHLNYKNPYLSPFEEFQRFKTHPAIAPTFAGAKRISYGARAISEGGYQSVPKLSFPGGALIGCSAGFVNVPRIKGSHNAVLSGMLAAERVADALAAGRAHDEIAEIEADWRDGAIGRDLRKVRNVKPLWSKLGTYAGIALGGLDMWTNTLFGFSFFGTMKHGKTDAASLEPAAKHKPIDYPKPDGALTFDRLSSVFLSNTNHEEDQPVHLKVKDMALQKRSEYEIYAGPSGRYCPAGVYEWVEEDGTEKFVINAQNCVHCKTCDIKDPNQNITWVPPQGGEGPVYPNM; the protein is encoded by the coding sequence ATGGCTGAAGAACTGCCGGAACGTGAAAGCATGGAATTCGATGTGGTGATCGTCGGGGCCGGTCCATCCGGTCTCGCCGCCGCCATTCGGCTGAAACAGCTCAACGAAGACTTGAGCGTCGTCGTGCTGGAGAAGGGGGCCGAGGTCGGCGCCCATATCCTGTCAGGCGCGGTCGTCGATCCGTCCGGCATAGACGCCCTTCTGCCCGGCTGGCGGGAGGAGGAGGGTCATCCCTTCCAGACCGAGGTCACGCGCGACCGCTTTCTTCTGCTTGGGCCGGCCGGTTCGATCACGCTGCCGAATTTCGTGATGCCGCCGCTGATGAACAATCACGGCAATTTTATCGTCTCGCTCGGCAATGTCTGTCGCTGGCTGGCCGAAAAGGCCGAGGCGCTGGGCGTGGAGATCTATCCCGGATTTGCCGCGGCCGAAGTGCTTTATGATGACGCCGGCGCGGTCATCGGCGTCGCCACCGGCGACATGGGCGTGGAGCGCGACGGCACGCCCGGCCCGAACTTCACCCGCGGCATGGCGCTTCTCGGAAAATACGTGCTGATCGGCGAGGGCGTGCGCGGCTCGCTCGCCAAACAGCTGATCGCCAGATTCGCCCTCGATGAGGGGCGCGAGCCGCAGAAATACGGCATCGGCCTGAAGGAATTGTGGGAGGTTGCTCCCGAGCAAAGCAAGCCGGGCCTCGTCCAGCATTCCTTCGGCTGGCCGCTCGATGCCAAAACCGGCGGCGGCTCCTTCCTCTACCATCTGGAGGACAATCAGGTGGCCGTCGGCTTCGTGCTCCATCTCAACTACAAGAACCCCTATCTCTCGCCCTTCGAGGAGTTCCAGCGGTTCAAGACCCACCCGGCGATCGCGCCGACCTTTGCGGGGGCAAAGCGCATCTCCTACGGCGCACGGGCGATCTCCGAGGGCGGCTATCAGTCCGTTCCGAAGCTTTCCTTCCCCGGCGGCGCGCTGATCGGCTGTTCGGCGGGCTTCGTCAACGTTCCGCGCATCAAGGGTTCGCACAATGCTGTGCTCTCCGGCATGCTTGCCGCCGAACGCGTGGCGGATGCGCTTGCCGCCGGACGCGCTCATGACGAGATTGCCGAGATCGAGGCGGACTGGCGCGACGGCGCCATCGGGCGCGACCTGAGGAAGGTCCGCAACGTCAAGCCGCTTTGGTCGAAGCTCGGGACCTATGCCGGCATCGCGCTCGGCGGCCTCGATATGTGGACCAACACGCTGTTCGGCTTCTCCTTTTTCGGCACGATGAAGCACGGCAAGACCGACGCCGCGTCGCTGGAGCCGGCGGCGAAGCACAAGCCGATCGACTATCCCAAGCCCGACGGCGCGCTGACATTCGATCGCCTGTCCTCGGTGTTCCTGTCCAACACCAATCACGAGGAGGACCAGCCGGTCCATCTCAAGGTCAAGGATATGGCGCTGCAGAAGCGCTCCGAGTACGAGATCTATGCCGGTCCCTCCGGCCGCTACTGTCCCGCCGGCGTTTATGAATGGGTCGAAGAGGACGGCACGGAGAAATTCGTGATCAACGCCCAGAACTGCGTGCACTGCAAGACCTGCGACATCAAGGACCCGAACCAGAACATCACCTGGGTCCCGCCGCAGGGCGGCGAAGGGCCGGTTTACCCGAATATGTGA
- a CDS encoding pyridoxal phosphate-dependent aminotransferase: protein MAAFPRFTSLIKELPSTVPFVGPEALERTRNFPIIARIGANESGFGPAPSVLAAIREAAGDIWKYSDSEHLSLRQALAEHHGCRPENLMIGEGVDGLLGMAVRLVVSPGTVVVTSLGAYPTFNYHVDGFGGKRVSVPYAGDREDLDALLAAAKDHDATMVYFANPDNPMGSWWHEDDVIRFVEDLPETCMMVLDEAYCECGPAEAFPAIDRLLDRPNVMRFRTFSKAYGLAGARAGYIIGEAETISAFNKIRNHFGMPRLTLVAAEAALADQAYLQSVVGRIRESRDEIARIARDNGLEPLPSATNFVAIDCGRDGAYARAIVDALGARGVFIRMPGVAPLDRCIRVSTGPGEDMDLFAQELPAVLQALG, encoded by the coding sequence ATGGCCGCATTTCCGCGCTTTACCTCTCTGATCAAGGAACTGCCATCCACGGTCCCCTTTGTCGGACCCGAAGCACTGGAGCGCACCCGCAACTTCCCGATCATCGCCCGGATCGGCGCGAATGAGAGCGGCTTCGGTCCCGCGCCGTCCGTGCTTGCCGCAATCCGCGAGGCCGCCGGCGACATCTGGAAATATTCCGATTCCGAGCATCTGTCGCTGCGACAGGCCCTCGCCGAGCACCATGGCTGCAGGCCGGAAAACCTGATGATCGGCGAAGGCGTCGACGGACTCCTCGGCATGGCCGTCAGGCTCGTGGTCTCACCGGGCACGGTCGTCGTCACCTCGCTCGGCGCCTATCCGACCTTCAACTACCATGTCGACGGCTTCGGCGGAAAACGGGTGAGCGTGCCCTATGCAGGCGACAGGGAAGACCTTGATGCGCTGTTGGCGGCGGCGAAGGACCATGACGCGACCATGGTCTATTTCGCCAATCCGGACAATCCGATGGGAAGCTGGTGGCATGAGGACGATGTCATCCGTTTCGTCGAGGACCTGCCGGAAACCTGCATGATGGTGCTGGACGAGGCCTATTGCGAATGTGGACCGGCAGAGGCCTTTCCCGCGATCGACCGCCTTCTCGACCGGCCGAACGTCATGCGCTTCCGCACCTTTTCCAAGGCCTACGGGCTCGCGGGCGCGCGCGCCGGATACATTATCGGCGAGGCCGAGACGATTTCCGCCTTCAACAAGATCCGCAACCATTTCGGCATGCCGCGCCTGACGCTGGTTGCCGCCGAGGCGGCGCTTGCCGACCAGGCCTATCTGCAGAGCGTTGTCGGACGCATCCGCGAATCGCGCGACGAGATCGCCCGGATCGCGCGCGACAACGGGCTTGAGCCGCTACCCTCGGCAACCAATTTCGTCGCCATCGATTGCGGCAGGGACGGCGCCTATGCGCGCGCCATCGTCGATGCGCTCGGCGCGCGCGGCGTTTTCATCCGGATGCCCGGCGTTGCGCCGCTTGACCGCTGTATCCGCGTCTCGACGGGCCCGGGCGAAGACATGGACCTCTTCGCGCAGGAACTGCCGGCCGTGCTCCAGGCGCTCGGCTGA
- a CDS encoding glutathione S-transferase N-terminal domain-containing protein: MTAPIELFYWPTPNGYKITIYLEEAGVPYNVNYVNIGKGDQFKPEFLKISPNNRMPAIVDPQGPGGKPISVFESGAILQYLGRKYKKFYPETERERVAVEEWLFWQVGGLGPMAGQAHHFRNYAPEKIAYGIDRYTNEVNRLYGVMDRRLGEAEYLGGAYSIADMASVGWVRSHEAQGQNLDDFPNLKRWYEAVMARPAVKAGIAVGQAEREKMNLASDKDAQSVLFGQKAR, from the coding sequence ATGACCGCACCGATCGAGCTTTTCTATTGGCCGACGCCCAACGGCTACAAGATCACAATCTACCTGGAAGAGGCCGGCGTTCCCTATAACGTCAATTACGTGAACATCGGCAAGGGCGATCAGTTCAAGCCGGAATTCCTGAAGATCTCGCCCAATAACCGCATGCCGGCGATCGTCGATCCGCAAGGGCCGGGCGGCAAGCCGATTTCGGTGTTCGAATCCGGCGCGATTCTTCAGTATCTCGGCCGCAAGTACAAAAAGTTCTATCCCGAGACCGAGCGTGAACGGGTGGCCGTCGAGGAGTGGCTGTTCTGGCAGGTCGGCGGGCTTGGACCGATGGCGGGCCAGGCGCATCACTTCCGCAACTACGCGCCGGAAAAGATCGCCTACGGCATCGACCGCTACACCAACGAGGTCAACCGGCTCTACGGCGTGATGGACAGGCGTCTCGGCGAGGCGGAATATCTCGGCGGCGCCTATTCGATCGCCGACATGGCCTCGGTCGGCTGGGTCCGCTCGCATGAGGCCCAGGGACAGAACCTTGACGATTTTCCCAATCTGAAGCGCTGGTACGAGGCGGTGATGGCGCGGCCGGCGGTCAAGGCCGGCATCGCTGTCGGTCAGGCCGAGCGCGAAAAGATGAACCTGGCATCGGACAAGGACGCCCAGTCCGTGCTCTTCGGCCAGAAGGCGCGGTAG
- a CDS encoding AMP nucleosidase: MHQNEALTAKIISPDPVEPQSFTDPGEAVKALQALYKRNTRFIIDAFIALAGGAPIEGRYRACYPRVSIETGSYGLTDSRLSFGHVATPGEYATTISHPVLFADYLIEQLGLLIRNHGVPVTVEESDTPIPLHFAFGENTHVEADLAALADVPLRDIFDTPDLNTTDDQIANGDYEPDPGEPQPLAPFTAQRIDYSLARLSHYTATSSAHFQNFVLFTNYQFYVDEFCAYAREVMARGGEGYSAFVEPGNNVTLPGEVEPEGGHTGVRMPQMPAYHLKRADNSGISMVNIGVGPSNAKTITDHIAVLRPHAWLMLGHCAGLRNSQKLGDYVLAHAYVREDHVLDDDLPVWVPIPALAEVQQALEEAVGEVTGLKGYELKRVMRTGTVATIDNRNWELSHQSGPVKRLSQSRAIALDMESATIAANGFRFRVPYGTLLCVSDRPLHGELKLPGMATAFYTTQVRQHLRIGIKAVQKLAAMPPERLHSRKLRSFYETAFQ, encoded by the coding sequence ATGCACCAGAACGAAGCTTTGACAGCAAAGATCATTTCGCCCGATCCTGTCGAGCCGCAGAGCTTCACGGACCCCGGCGAAGCTGTGAAGGCCCTGCAGGCGCTCTACAAGCGCAATACCCGCTTCATCATCGACGCCTTCATCGCTCTCGCCGGCGGCGCGCCGATCGAGGGCCGGTACCGCGCCTGTTATCCGAGGGTCAGCATCGAGACCGGCAGCTACGGGCTCACCGACTCGCGTCTCTCCTTCGGCCATGTGGCGACCCCCGGCGAATATGCAACCACGATCAGCCACCCGGTCCTGTTTGCGGACTACCTGATCGAGCAGCTCGGCCTGCTGATCAGGAACCACGGCGTTCCGGTGACGGTCGAAGAGTCCGATACGCCCATACCGCTGCATTTCGCCTTTGGCGAGAACACCCATGTCGAGGCCGATCTGGCCGCGCTCGCCGACGTGCCGCTGCGCGATATCTTCGATACGCCCGACCTCAACACCACCGACGACCAGATCGCCAATGGCGACTATGAACCGGACCCGGGAGAACCGCAGCCGCTTGCGCCGTTTACCGCCCAGCGCATCGACTATTCACTGGCGCGGCTCAGCCACTACACGGCAACCAGTTCGGCGCATTTCCAGAATTTCGTGTTGTTTACCAACTACCAGTTCTATGTCGATGAATTCTGCGCCTACGCCCGGGAGGTGATGGCCAGGGGCGGGGAAGGCTACAGCGCCTTCGTCGAGCCCGGCAACAACGTCACCCTGCCGGGCGAAGTGGAGCCGGAGGGCGGCCATACCGGCGTGCGCATGCCGCAAATGCCGGCCTACCACCTGAAGCGCGCCGACAATTCCGGCATCTCCATGGTCAATATCGGCGTCGGCCCTTCCAACGCCAAGACCATCACCGACCATATCGCCGTGCTGCGGCCGCATGCCTGGCTGATGCTCGGCCATTGCGCGGGGCTCAGAAACAGCCAGAAGCTCGGCGACTACGTGCTCGCCCACGCCTATGTGCGCGAGGACCATGTGCTGGACGACGACCTGCCGGTCTGGGTGCCGATCCCGGCGCTCGCCGAAGTCCAGCAGGCGCTCGAGGAGGCCGTCGGCGAGGTGACGGGCCTCAAGGGTTACGAGCTGAAACGGGTGATGCGCACCGGCACCGTCGCCACCATCGACAACCGCAACTGGGAGCTTTCGCACCAGAGCGGGCCGGTGAAACGCCTGTCGCAGTCGCGCGCCATCGCGCTCGACATGGAATCGGCGACGATCGCCGCCAACGGCTTCCGCTTCCGCGTCCCCTACGGCACGCTTCTCTGCGTTTCCGACCGGCCGCTGCACGGCGAACTGAAACTGCCCGGCATGGCGACCGCCTTCTACACCACCCAGGTGCGCCAGCATCTCCGCATCGGCATCAAGGCGGTGCAGAAACTCGCCGCCATGCCGCCGGAAAGGCTGCATTCACGCAAATTGAGAAGCTTCTACGAGACGGCCTTCCAGTAA
- a CDS encoding diacylglycerol kinase family protein: MRLKGLFNRDGGTFKTTDMDAFSDLAANIFRDAGHAFECAVVGGGEIADAIHKTVGAEGFDGMIVGGGDGTISLAAGAMYGTDKLLGVVPAGTMNLFARSLGLPLDIEEALMTLAGGKPARVDVPTMNGRPFIHQFSAGLHATMIRNRERLDYDSRLGKISASTRAWVDTLRTIPEIRLSYECAEARGEGAFALVGVANNRIHGNASLFTDRPQGGKLAFYLLKAEEFDSVLGFALSYLAGRIEDSENVTVIETEKLTLDFHSDGIDQSFDGDPIDEVRHAVLEQHPRSLPVIVPANSRLV, from the coding sequence ATGCGTCTCAAGGGTCTTTTCAACCGCGACGGCGGTACGTTCAAAACCACCGATATGGACGCATTCTCGGACCTGGCCGCCAATATCTTCCGCGATGCCGGGCACGCATTCGAATGCGCGGTGGTCGGCGGCGGCGAAATTGCCGATGCGATCCACAAGACGGTCGGTGCCGAAGGCTTCGACGGCATGATCGTCGGCGGCGGCGACGGAACCATCTCGCTTGCGGCCGGCGCCATGTACGGCACGGACAAGCTTCTCGGCGTCGTGCCGGCCGGCACCATGAACCTCTTTGCCCGCAGCCTCGGCCTGCCGCTCGATATCGAGGAGGCCTTGATGACGCTGGCCGGCGGCAAGCCCGCCCGCGTCGATGTGCCGACGATGAACGGCCGGCCCTTCATCCACCAGTTCTCCGCCGGTCTTCACGCGACGATGATCCGCAATCGCGAGCGGCTTGACTATGATTCGCGGCTCGGCAAGATTTCCGCCAGCACGCGGGCCTGGGTCGATACGCTGCGCACGATTCCGGAAATCAGGCTCAGTTACGAATGCGCCGAGGCGCGCGGCGAGGGGGCCTTTGCCCTTGTGGGCGTTGCCAACAATCGCATCCACGGCAATGCCAGCCTGTTCACCGACCGGCCCCAGGGCGGCAAGCTCGCCTTCTACCTTCTGAAGGCCGAGGAATTCGATTCGGTGCTCGGCTTCGCGCTCAGCTATCTTGCGGGCCGGATCGAGGACAGCGAGAACGTGACCGTGATCGAGACGGAAAAGCTGACGCTCGATTTCCATTCGGACGGCATCGACCAGTCCTTTGACGGCGACCCGATCGATGAGGTCCGTCACGCCGTGCTCGAGCAGCACCCGCGCTCGCTGCCGGTGATCGTGCCGGCCAACAGCCGGCTGGTGTGA